From Thermomonas sp. XSG, one genomic window encodes:
- the rnk gene encoding nucleoside diphosphate kinase regulator codes for MSTATQRPALLLSRVDVERIEDLLDRPQYRSLNTAPLREELERAELVEPGEMPDDVITMNSTALVKVIDDQEQAHEYELTLVYPRDADGSSDKVSILAPVGSALLGLRVGDSIDWPMPGGRSARLHVLSIRYQPEAAGELHR; via the coding sequence ATGAGCACCGCCACCCAACGTCCCGCCCTGCTGCTGTCCCGCGTGGACGTGGAGCGCATCGAGGACCTGCTGGACCGTCCGCAGTACCGCAGCCTCAACACCGCACCGCTGCGCGAGGAGCTGGAGCGTGCCGAGCTGGTCGAGCCCGGCGAGATGCCCGACGACGTCATCACCATGAATTCCACCGCCCTGGTGAAGGTGATCGACGACCAGGAGCAAGCGCACGAGTACGAGCTGACTCTTGTGTATCCACGTGATGCCGATGGCAGCAGCGACAAGGTATCGATCCTAGCCCCGGTGGGCAGCGCCCTGCTGGGCCTGCGGGTGGGCGACAGCATCGATTGGCCGATGCCGGGCGGCCGCAGCGCCCGCCTGCACGTACTGTCGATCCGCTACCAGCCGGAAGCGGCGGGCGAGCTGCACCGCTGA
- the yhbY gene encoding ribosome assembly RNA-binding protein YhbY: MPIALTNAQIRFLRGQAHDLKAMLQVGGKGITEALVAEVELALEHHELIKVKVAGEDREARDAMITSLAERADAALVQRIGHTAVLYRPSRDKRQIVLPRG; the protein is encoded by the coding sequence ATGCCGATTGCCCTGACCAACGCCCAGATCCGCTTCCTGCGCGGCCAGGCGCACGACCTCAAGGCGATGCTCCAGGTGGGCGGCAAGGGCATCACCGAGGCACTGGTGGCGGAGGTCGAACTGGCCCTGGAACACCATGAGCTGATCAAGGTGAAGGTCGCAGGCGAGGACCGGGAGGCGCGGGACGCCATGATCACCAGCCTGGCCGAGCGCGCCGATGCCGCGCTGGTGCAGCGGATCGGCCACACCGCGGTGCTCTATCGCCCGAGCAGGGACAAGCGGCAGATCGTCCTGCCCCGCGGCTGA
- the ftsH gene encoding ATP-dependent zinc metalloprotease FtsH, which translates to MNDLAKNLLLWVVVAAVLMVVFQSFSPKLAASQDVVYSQFVQDVENDRIKKVDISSNERSITFERADGSTGTTTAPVRDKDLINDLIQHKVEIKQAPPDSGISFWSLVLNFLPVLLIIGFWLFMMRQMQGGGGGKGAMSFGRSRAKLLSDDQVKVTFADVAGCDEAKEDVAELVEFLRDPSRFQKLGGKIPRGVLMVGPPGTGKTLLAKAIAGEAKVPFFSISGSDFVEMFVGVGASRVRDMFEQAKKHAPCIIFIDEIDAVGRHRGAGLGGGHDEREQTLNQLLVEMDGFEGGEGVIVIAATNRPDVLDPALLRPGRFDRQVVVGLPDVKGREQILKVHMRKLPLADDVVPMTIARGTPGFSGADLANLCNEAALFAARENAKEVRMEHFDKARDKILMGAERRSMAMSEQEKTLTAYHEAGHAIVGRLVPEHDPVYKVTIIPRGRALGVTMYLPEGDKYSYNKIAIESQLASLYGGRVAEELIFGADKVTTGASNDIERATKMARNMVTKWGLSELGPITFGEEEDEVFLGRSVTQHKNVSDDTARRIDDVVRGILDRAYARTTQLLNENIDKLHVMAKALLEYETIDVPQIDAIMDGREVPPPMGWSKPGSKPGGDAAPPAAPIGGPVVQG; encoded by the coding sequence ATGAACGATCTCGCGAAAAACCTGCTGCTCTGGGTGGTGGTCGCCGCCGTGCTGATGGTGGTGTTCCAGAGCTTTTCGCCGAAGCTGGCCGCCAGCCAGGACGTGGTCTATTCGCAGTTCGTCCAGGACGTGGAGAACGACCGCATCAAGAAGGTCGACATCTCCAGCAACGAGCGCAGCATCACCTTCGAGCGCGCCGACGGCAGCACCGGCACCACCACCGCGCCGGTGCGCGACAAGGACCTGATCAACGACCTGATCCAGCACAAGGTCGAGATCAAGCAGGCGCCGCCGGATTCCGGCATCTCGTTCTGGTCGCTGGTGCTGAACTTCCTGCCGGTGCTGCTGATCATCGGCTTCTGGCTGTTCATGATGCGCCAGATGCAGGGCGGTGGCGGCGGCAAGGGCGCGATGTCGTTCGGTCGTTCGCGCGCCAAGCTGCTGTCCGACGACCAGGTCAAGGTCACCTTCGCCGACGTCGCCGGTTGCGACGAGGCCAAGGAAGACGTGGCCGAGCTGGTCGAGTTCCTGCGCGACCCGTCGCGCTTCCAGAAGCTGGGCGGCAAGATCCCGCGCGGCGTGCTGATGGTCGGCCCGCCCGGCACCGGCAAGACGCTGCTGGCCAAGGCCATTGCCGGCGAGGCCAAGGTGCCGTTCTTCTCGATCTCCGGCTCCGATTTCGTGGAGATGTTCGTCGGCGTCGGTGCCTCGCGCGTGCGCGACATGTTCGAGCAGGCCAAGAAGCACGCGCCGTGCATCATCTTCATCGACGAGATCGACGCGGTCGGCCGCCATCGCGGTGCCGGCCTCGGCGGCGGCCACGACGAGCGCGAGCAGACCCTCAACCAGCTGCTGGTGGAGATGGACGGCTTCGAGGGCGGCGAGGGCGTGATCGTGATCGCCGCGACCAACCGCCCGGACGTGCTCGACCCGGCGCTGCTGCGTCCCGGTCGCTTCGACCGCCAGGTGGTGGTGGGCCTGCCCGACGTGAAGGGCCGCGAGCAGATCCTCAAGGTGCACATGCGCAAGCTGCCGCTGGCGGACGACGTGGTGCCGATGACCATCGCCCGCGGCACGCCCGGCTTCTCCGGCGCGGATCTCGCCAACCTGTGCAACGAGGCGGCGCTGTTCGCCGCCCGCGAGAACGCCAAGGAAGTGCGCATGGAGCACTTCGACAAGGCACGCGACAAGATCCTGATGGGTGCCGAACGCCGTTCGATGGCGATGAGCGAGCAGGAGAAGACCCTCACCGCCTACCACGAGGCGGGCCATGCCATCGTCGGCCGGCTGGTGCCGGAGCACGACCCGGTCTACAAGGTCACCATCATCCCGCGCGGCCGCGCGCTGGGCGTGACCATGTACCTGCCGGAAGGCGACAAGTACAGTTACAACAAGATCGCGATCGAGTCGCAGCTGGCCTCGCTGTACGGCGGCCGCGTCGCCGAGGAGCTGATCTTCGGCGCAGACAAGGTGACCACCGGTGCGTCCAACGACATCGAGCGCGCCACCAAGATGGCCCGCAACATGGTGACCAAGTGGGGCCTGTCCGAACTCGGCCCGATCACCTTCGGCGAGGAGGAGGACGAGGTGTTCCTCGGCCGCAGCGTGACCCAACACAAGAACGTGTCCGACGACACCGCGCGCCGGATCGACGACGTGGTGCGTGGCATCCTCGATCGTGCCTACGCGCGCACGACGCAGCTGCTGAACGAGAACATCGACAAGCTGCACGTGATGGCCAAGGCGCTGCTGGAGTACGAGACCATCGACGTGCCGCAGATCGACGCGATCATGGACGGCCGCGAAGTGCCGCCGCCGATGGGCTGGAGCAAGCCGGGCAGCAAGCCCGGCGGCGACGCCGCGCCGCCGGCCGCGCCCATTGGCGGCCCGGTGGTGCAGGGCTGA
- the rlmE gene encoding 23S rRNA (uridine(2552)-2'-O)-methyltransferase RlmE, with protein sequence MATRSKSSQRWLKEHFSDPFVKKAQAEGMRSRAAYKLEELVERDRLLKPGMVVVDLGAAPGGWSQWVRQELDRLDVNRPGRVIASDILEMPSLAGVDFLHGDFREDAVLSQLLQMLNGEQVDLVLSDMAPNKSGMTAVDQPRAMHLAELAMDFADGQLRTGGTFLIKLFQGTGFDDYVRELRRRYAKVVIRKPAASRNRSPEVYALATGKLAQIK encoded by the coding sequence ATGGCGACCCGCAGCAAATCCAGCCAGCGCTGGCTCAAGGAACACTTCTCCGACCCCTTCGTGAAGAAGGCGCAGGCCGAGGGCATGCGCTCGCGTGCCGCCTACAAGCTCGAAGAACTGGTGGAGCGCGACCGCCTGCTCAAGCCCGGCATGGTGGTGGTGGACCTCGGTGCGGCGCCCGGCGGCTGGTCGCAATGGGTGCGCCAGGAACTGGACCGGCTGGACGTGAACCGTCCCGGGCGGGTCATCGCCAGCGACATCCTGGAGATGCCCTCGCTGGCCGGGGTGGACTTCCTTCATGGCGATTTCAGGGAAGATGCGGTTCTATCGCAGCTGCTGCAGATGCTGAACGGTGAACAGGTCGACCTTGTCTTGTCCGACATGGCCCCCAATAAGAGCGGTATGACGGCGGTGGACCAGCCGCGCGCGATGCACCTGGCGGAACTGGCCATGGACTTCGCCGATGGCCAGCTCCGTACCGGCGGCACGTTCCTGATCAAGCTGTTCCAGGGAACGGGATTCGATGATTACGTGCGGGAACTGCGGCGGCGTTACGCCAAGGTGGTGATCCGCAAGCCGGCGGCCTCGCGCAACCGTTCGCCGGAGGTATACGCACTGGCCACCGGCAAGCTGGCACAGATCAAGTGA
- a CDS encoding MTH938/NDUFAF3 family protein, which produces MQLNLERPDYQYFLRGADGGSALVNERRMTASFIVAPEALVENWPVRDASALAPTDLEPLLALAPELLLLGTGARQVFPPAAALATCLQRGVGIEVMSNAAAARTYTVLAGEGRRVVAGFLFP; this is translated from the coding sequence ATGCAGCTGAACCTCGAACGCCCGGACTACCAGTATTTCCTGCGCGGTGCCGATGGCGGCAGTGCGCTGGTCAACGAGCGGCGGATGACAGCCAGTTTCATCGTCGCCCCGGAGGCACTGGTCGAGAACTGGCCGGTGCGCGATGCGTCTGCGCTCGCGCCCACCGACCTGGAGCCGCTACTCGCGCTGGCCCCCGAACTGCTGCTGCTGGGCACTGGTGCCCGCCAGGTGTTCCCCCCGGCGGCGGCCCTGGCGACCTGCCTGCAGCGCGGCGTCGGCATCGAGGTCATGTCCAACGCTGCGGCCGCGCGGACCTACACGGTGCTGGCCGGCGAGGGCCGGCGGGTCGTGGCCGGCTTCCTGTTTCCCTGA
- the folP gene encoding dihydropteroate synthase, with product MFDTSPQLDCNGRVLRLDRPRVMGIVNITPDSFSDGGAHFDAGAAIAHGLRLAEEGADILDVGGESTRPGSQEVTVEEELRRVVPVIEGLARETTLPISIDTSKPEVMRAAVAAGAGMLNDVYGLRREGALDAAAELAMPVVLMHMLGEPRSMQAAPEYDDVVGEVHRFLAERMFAAEMAGIARKNIVVDPGFGFGKTAVHNLQLLAQLRRFTELGVPVLAGLSRKRSIGELTGRSEPRERVAGSVAAHLVAAQQGAALLRVHDVAATVDALKVWNAVAAVPQPRSAAERPEIVWPE from the coding sequence ATGTTCGACACCTCGCCCCAGCTCGACTGCAACGGCCGCGTCCTGCGGCTGGACCGCCCGCGGGTGATGGGCATCGTCAACATCACCCCCGATTCGTTCTCCGACGGCGGCGCGCATTTCGACGCAGGCGCCGCCATCGCCCACGGCCTGCGGCTGGCGGAGGAGGGCGCCGACATCCTCGATGTCGGCGGCGAATCCACCCGCCCGGGGTCGCAGGAAGTGACCGTGGAGGAGGAGCTGCGCCGCGTCGTCCCGGTGATCGAAGGGTTGGCGCGGGAAACCACGCTGCCGATCAGCATCGACACCAGCAAGCCCGAAGTGATGCGCGCGGCGGTCGCAGCCGGCGCCGGCATGCTCAACGATGTGTACGGCCTGCGCCGCGAGGGTGCACTCGATGCGGCCGCGGAACTGGCGATGCCGGTGGTGCTGATGCACATGCTGGGCGAGCCGCGCTCGATGCAGGCGGCGCCGGAGTATGACGATGTGGTCGGCGAGGTGCACCGATTCCTGGCCGAACGGATGTTTGCCGCAGAGATGGCGGGCATCGCGAGGAAGAACATCGTGGTCGATCCCGGCTTCGGGTTCGGCAAAACCGCCGTGCACAACCTGCAGCTGCTCGCGCAGCTCCGGCGATTCACCGAGCTGGGCGTGCCGGTGCTGGCCGGGTTGTCGCGCAAACGGAGCATCGGTGAGCTGACCGGTCGCAGCGAACCGCGCGAGCGCGTGGCGGGCTCGGTGGCCGCGCACCTGGTGGCCGCACAGCAGGGCGCGGCGCTGCTGCGGGTCCACGACGTGGCCGCGACGGTGGACGCGCTGAAGGTGTGGAATGCCGTCGCTGCCGTGCCGCAGCCGCGCAGTGCCGCGGAACGGCCGGAGATTGTCTGGCCGGAATAA